In Lycium ferocissimum isolate CSIRO_LF1 chromosome 7, AGI_CSIRO_Lferr_CH_V1, whole genome shotgun sequence, the sequence CTACTTCCCCTCCTTCCAGCTTATAATTATTTTAGCTTTTTATATTACCCTGAAGAGTATATATGTAGAAATCTCATACTATCATTTCATTTAATAGTCAACTACAAATAACCACATAAAAGAAATGTAGTTAGTAACTTAGAAAAAGTAACGCCCTACAACAAAGTAAACTATAAGATTATAACTATATTGCCCTATTGATGGACTAttggttggaaaaaaaattcccgTTAAGAAATTTTGAATCTACTCGTCGATCTTGGtgatatttaaaatacttaagTGGTAATTAAGAAAAGAAGTACGTAGTTTAATAGTCAAATAGTTAGGAAAACCTAAATAGATCCAGCATAACTTCAGTGAACATAACGAAGTCGGGGAACTTTTTCCCAAGCACAAAAAGTAGGATACATAATTATAAGGGAAAAAGTGCAAATATAGCCCTCAACTTTGAAATTTAGAGCGGATATATCCTCCATTATAAAAGTGGAGTAAATATACCCCTGTGATTACAAAATggtacaaatataccctttttgcggatgattttttttttttaaatcatttagttcattttttaattaaaaaataccaCGTGGATTTAAAAAatagtctacccattttttttagtagacatattttttaaagcaacttgataatttttttccctGGTGGGTCGGTTCTGGTTCGTTAAAAAAattggtagacttattttttttaaagccatggagatatttttttaaacgaactagACCCGACCCAccaggaattttttttaatcatgttgctttaaaaaatatgtctactaaaaaaaaatatagattttattttaaagccacgtggtatttttttaattaaaaaataaactaaatgatatttaaaaaaaattccgtcaacaaaaagggtatatttgcactatatGTGTAAGGGccggggtatatttgcaccattttgtaacaataagggtatatatatatatatatatctttttttaaccgggggtatatctgctctaaatcgcaaagttgaggggtatatttgcatctGTGCCCTAATTATAATACAATACTTCCTCTATCTCATTTTAACTGACACTTTAGATCTTTTCAAATAATAGTTATAAGGTATAGTTTACTAAGTTATCATTGTTTATTAGAGGCTATTTGAGAATGGAGCAGgattaattaaaaagaaatatttttttaatgttaagGGTATAATTAGAAACAATTACCTACTatattcttgattttttaaaatgacaaTTATTTTGAAACAATTCTTTTTGAGCTACAGTGACTATTAATTTAGGACGGAGGAAATAATGTATTTTATGGTGTCTCCTTTGTTTGCCTTGAACGTTTTGGGGACAAACAACTTCGGAgctagtcatatatatatatatatatatatatatatatatatatatatatatatatatatatatcattgttTATTAGAGGCTATTTGAGAATGGAGTAGGATTAATACAACACCCTCTTTTattgaaggaaaataatttattcagaGCTTCTACGATCCTAGTAATTAAATAGCCCCAACACTAGCCAATGTGTGTCGCAGGTCTGGCCAAAATAGTTTTGGCAAATGCCGGATCAATAATATATGCATGAAAAATAATCATGTAAGAATGATTGAGAAAAATATTGCAAATTTCAAAAGGTGCAAGCAAACATGCACAAGAGGAAGAAATTCTTCTCTAAAAATTGGACAGAAGTGAGAAAAAGGAATAATGATAGCTATTGATTTTGAGACGCTCCACTTCTAATCGGgataaaaaaaatccttattttccaataaatgtctttgaatataattatacacacacaatatataaaaaattaatgatataAACATCATTTCATTCCACTAAACAATGTACTATAATTGCGTTACTGCAAACTAATTGGTAAGACCAGCTGAGAAGTGGACGCCAGTGGCAGGCAACCACGACATGCCATCAATGAAATGTTGAACAGTGAAGAAACCAGCTGTTGAAGGATCCTTAATAATATGGTGACCGGGCCACTTAACCCGACCCGAAAGTGATGATCCAGGCCCATAATTCTTATACTCACCATACCACAAACTATTCAAAGCAAAGTTCCCATACCACTCCAACCATCCTCTAGGCTGGACCATACCACTCATATAAGTATTCATGTACACAGTTCTTGAATACATTTTCCAGGGCCTGCCCAAATAAGTGGgcctagtagtataaatatgACTATCTTGGATTGAGAATCCAGTGCTTTGGTCTGGGCTTTTTCGACCTTGGGCTGTGATTGTGATCTTTTGTTGAGGAAGTGGCTCTCTAGTGAAAATCTTGCAGTTTTGGAGAACTGCAGCGCCATTGCCAAAAATGAAATCTATGGTACCGTAAATGCTGCATTCGCGATAGAATTGACGGAGTGAATGGGCGTAAAGTGTGTCTTGATATCCTTCCATGCTGCACCTGAAGAAGGCCGATTGGTCTGAGTCCACACGAAGGGCCACGCCTTGGAAAGTTTTGGGCCCAGCAGTGTTGCGAAACGTTTATGCCTATAAATGAACCCCTTCAAACAAATTTGTTAAAGaaggaaatcaagagaaaggTTACTAGTTGAACTTATATATAGCTGAAGATTTTTTTCCAGTATCAGgtacttaaaataaattacatgCAATGGTTTATTGAGGTGAGGTTAGCATATTGGGAAACAAGGCATGTTACCCGTTACAACGGATTAGAATACGTTGACGTATAAAAAGTATGTAAATTAAATCCATTACACTTATGAGAACTGAACAACCTtgcatttccaaaattataaagATAAAAGTTGAATCAGTGGGTCATTGCTCTACTAATTATACATTATTTAGACATTGGGTTAACATAAATTGCTCTAGTTTTATCCGTTCGTGGACCCTACTTTGAAGGATATATATTTGGAAGATCTAAAATTTGGAGCTCaatattatttcttaaaaacaTTTAATAGTAACCTAAACCATGCACAATTTGAGATGCTCAAATGTACTTTTCATGATTCGGAAAAGCTAcactttccaaaattataattcCCACGCTAGAATTTATTTTTAACGATATATcacacaattaaataaatatattggCGATTTGGTCACTTTGTTGCTAGTTTATGTAACTTAAATCCATAAAATGGCACATAAGTGGAATGACCTAATCAAAAGAACATAAAGAAAAAGGGTTCATCAGAAAAGTACGTACCAACAGTTGCAGTTCGAAATGTAGTCCACCCTTGCATGAAATTTCTGTTACCAGTAATAACAGTGGCTCCAATCCCATCTCCCACAAGCATGATATtggtctttttcttcttcaaatcaaTATTTTCATGGTAAATTCCCCTCTTCACGTAGATCACATATCTCCTGTTACTATGGCTAGGAGCCTCATTCACAGCCTGTGCAATCGACCGATAACGGCCACTTCCATCTAAGGCTACAACAGCATCTACATGCATTCCATTTGGACTAGAAACTAGCATCTCCTTGTCACCATTAGTCATCCACTCTGGATATTTTGGAGTTTCATGTCTTATACTCTCATTTCTTGGTTGTTTAAATGGCAAGCTATTCAATTGAACA encodes:
- the LOC132062120 gene encoding putative pectinesterase/pectinesterase inhibitor 22 — translated: MEFTKFLFIFILLPFYQVLSFYEHNNFHPYQTSYTLDPHAMIIQACNNIQNQALCLSHIQSNLDNPGHRDPNSILRAAVHNSLNQAKLAIQSITKFSTLSASSRDQMAIEDCQELLDFSVTELAWSLGEMRKIRAGSRNVHYEGNLKAWLSAALSNQDTCLEGFEGTDRHLENFIKGSLTQVTQLISNVLTLYVQLNSLPFKQPRNESIRHETPKYPEWMTNGDKEMLVSSPNGMHVDAVVALDGSGRYRSIAQAVNEAPSHSNRRYVIYVKRGIYHENIDLKKKKTNIMLVGDGIGATVITGNRNFMQGWTTFRTATVGTYFSDEPFFFMFFRNTAGPKTFQGVALRVDSDQSAFFRCSMEGYQDTLYAHSLRQFYRECSIYGTIDFIFGNGAAVLQNCKIFTREPLPQQKITITAQGRKSPDQSTGFSIQDSHIYTTRPTYLGRPWKMYSRTVYMNTYMSGMVQPRGWLEWYGNFALNSLWYGEYKNYGPGSSLSGRVKWPGHHIIKDPSTAGFFTVQHFIDGMSWLPATGVHFSAGLTN